A portion of the Hymenobacter yonginensis genome contains these proteins:
- a CDS encoding cation:proton antiporter yields the protein MEIYNTLSLLIVVAAVFGYLNYRFVKLPGVIGLMMLALVSSLAAIGLGKLGVGWVLHAGELVRGLDFHTILMDVMLSFLLFAGALHVDVGALGRQGVAIGTMATVGILLSTFLIGTAFYYLLPLFGQPIDYIYCLLFGVLISPTDPIAVLGILKEARIDKSLEIRIVGESLFNDGIAVVVFLSLFQIAQFGPERATAAVIGQLFLVEAVGGIALGAVLGYAAYWALRTIDNYQVEVMITLALVMGGTALAKALHTSGPLAIVVAGLLVGSKGRSLGMSDITREYLDKFWEILDEILNAVLFVLIGLEMLILDISRTTLLVGVVSIGLVLLARWVSVGVPLALLKRFYPFDRRTLRVLTWGGLRGGISVALALSLPESMPRDLLVGVTYVVVIFSIIVQGLSIGPLVKKMGLSTGPPPDDQSGH from the coding sequence ATGGAAATCTACAACACCCTGTCGCTGCTCATTGTGGTGGCTGCCGTCTTCGGCTACCTCAACTACCGTTTCGTGAAGCTGCCGGGCGTCATCGGCCTGATGATGCTGGCCCTGGTTTCGTCGCTGGCTGCCATCGGACTGGGCAAGCTGGGCGTGGGCTGGGTGCTGCACGCCGGCGAGCTGGTGCGCGGCCTCGACTTCCATACCATCCTCATGGACGTAATGCTGAGCTTCCTGCTGTTTGCCGGGGCACTGCACGTGGATGTGGGCGCCCTGGGCCGGCAGGGCGTGGCCATCGGCACCATGGCCACGGTGGGCATCCTGCTGTCCACGTTCCTGATCGGCACGGCCTTCTACTACCTGCTGCCGCTGTTCGGGCAGCCCATCGACTATATCTACTGCCTGCTGTTCGGGGTGCTCATCTCCCCCACCGACCCCATTGCCGTGCTGGGCATTCTCAAGGAGGCCCGCATCGACAAGTCGCTGGAAATCCGCATCGTGGGCGAGTCGCTGTTCAACGACGGTATTGCCGTGGTGGTGTTTCTGAGCTTGTTTCAGATTGCCCAGTTCGGGCCCGAGCGCGCCACCGCGGCCGTTATCGGGCAGCTGTTTCTTGTGGAGGCCGTGGGCGGCATTGCCCTGGGCGCGGTGCTGGGTTACGCCGCCTACTGGGCCCTGCGCACCATTGACAACTACCAGGTGGAGGTGATGATTACGCTGGCCCTGGTAATGGGCGGCACGGCCCTGGCCAAGGCCCTGCACACCTCCGGGCCGCTGGCCATCGTGGTGGCGGGCTTGCTGGTGGGCAGCAAGGGCCGCAGCCTAGGCATGTCCGACATCACCCGCGAGTACCTCGACAAGTTCTGGGAAATCCTCGACGAGATTCTCAACGCCGTACTGTTCGTGCTCATCGGCCTGGAAATGCTCATTCTCGACATCAGCCGCACCACCCTGCTGGTCGGAGTGGTGTCCATTGGGCTGGTGCTGCTGGCGCGCTGGGTGTCGGTGGGAGTGCCGCTGGCGCTGCTCAAGCGCTTCTACCCCTTCGACCGCCGGACGCTGCGGGTGCTCACCTGGGGCGGACTGCGGGGTGGTATCTCGGTGGCCCTGGCCCTGTCCTTGCCCGAGTCTATGCCTCGCGACTTGCTGGTAGGCGTCACCTACGTGGTCGTGATTTTCAGCATCATCGTGCAGGGCCTCAGCATCGGGCCGCTGGTCAAGAAGATGGGGCTAAGCACCGGCCCGCCCCCCGACGACCAGTCCGGCCACTAA
- a CDS encoding DUF2254 domain-containing protein: MNRLRALWQNLNSSLWFVPTLMVAGSLVLAFGLVLAEPFLDHDQLANYPLLFGAGADGARGMLTAIAGSMITVAGLIFSLTLSTLAQVSSQYTSRVLRNFMRDRTNQLILGFFVSIFAYCLIVLRTIRGGDEGRFIPSLAVGVGLVLALLSIGVLIFFIHYMASSIQAANIIRNASQETEAAITRLFPEELGGEASAAEARQLLEQAGELRWQPVPARATGYVQSISEDSLLALARELQGVVRLEHGIGGFVARGAALVSVARYGAHPAPLPDELTGQINQLFSLGNQRTIEQDASFGLRQIVDIALKALSPGINDTTTAIICVDHLGALLAQLADRQLPEPLRVADRQVRVVAVRPSFEKMLATAFDQIRISAEANLGVYLRLLTALATVAQRTDHPERRAALRQQAGLVMAAAERTLSTDYERQQVRERRAGLPLG, from the coding sequence ATGAACCGACTACGCGCCCTGTGGCAGAATCTGAATTCCAGCCTGTGGTTTGTGCCCACGCTGATGGTGGCAGGCAGCCTGGTACTGGCCTTCGGGCTGGTGCTGGCCGAGCCGTTTCTCGACCACGACCAGCTGGCCAATTACCCTTTGCTGTTCGGGGCCGGGGCCGACGGCGCCCGCGGCATGCTCACGGCCATTGCCGGCTCCATGATTACCGTGGCCGGTCTGATTTTCTCACTCACGCTGAGCACCCTGGCCCAGGTATCGAGCCAGTACACCTCACGGGTGCTGCGCAACTTCATGCGCGACCGAACCAACCAGCTGATTCTGGGCTTCTTTGTCAGCATCTTCGCCTACTGCCTGATTGTGCTGCGCACTATCCGGGGCGGCGACGAGGGCCGGTTCATCCCGTCGCTGGCGGTGGGCGTGGGGCTGGTGCTGGCGCTGCTGAGCATCGGGGTGCTGATTTTCTTTATTCACTACATGGCCTCCTCCATTCAGGCCGCCAACATCATCCGCAACGCCAGCCAGGAAACCGAGGCGGCCATCACGCGCCTGTTTCCGGAGGAGCTGGGCGGAGAGGCCAGCGCCGCCGAGGCCCGGCAGCTGCTGGAGCAGGCCGGCGAGCTGCGCTGGCAGCCCGTGCCGGCGCGCGCCACCGGCTACGTGCAGAGCATCAGCGAGGACAGCCTGCTGGCGCTGGCCCGGGAGCTGCAGGGCGTAGTGCGCCTCGAGCACGGCATCGGTGGCTTCGTGGCCCGGGGGGCGGCGCTGGTGTCGGTGGCCCGCTACGGCGCCCACCCTGCCCCGCTGCCCGACGAGTTGACCGGGCAAATCAACCAGCTCTTCAGCCTGGGCAATCAGCGCACCATCGAGCAGGACGCCAGCTTTGGCCTGCGCCAGATTGTGGATATTGCCCTCAAGGCCCTGTCGCCGGGCATCAACGACACCACCACGGCCATCATCTGCGTCGACCACCTGGGGGCGCTGCTGGCGCAGCTGGCCGATCGGCAGCTGCCCGAGCCGCTGCGCGTGGCCGACCGCCAGGTGCGCGTGGTGGCGGTGCGGCCCTCGTTTGAGAAGATGCTAGCCACGGCCTTCGACCAGATCCGCATCAGTGCCGAGGCCAACCTGGGCGTGTACCTGCGGCTGCTGACGGCCCTGGCCACCGTGGCCCAGCGCACCGACCACCCGGAGCGCCGCGCCGCGCTGCGCCAGCAGGCCGGCCTAGTAATGGCGGCGGCCGAGCGCACCCTCAGCACCGACTACGAGCGCCAGCAGGTGCGCGAGCGGCGCGCCGGGCTGCCGCTGGGCTAA